A genomic window from Lycium barbarum isolate Lr01 chromosome 4, ASM1917538v2, whole genome shotgun sequence includes:
- the LOC132634733 gene encoding MYB-like transcription factor 4, protein MGRAPCCAKEGLRKGPWSSKEDLLLTNYINQHGEGQWRSLPKNAGLLRCGKSCRLRWMNYLRPGIKRGNFSEDEDDLIVRLHSLLGNRWSLIAGRLPGRTDNEIKNYWNTHLIKKLKSAGIEPKKPHKKLSKKQSRKQPQKEKSRKKEGKKSNNNNLKGQIVQVEKTKVFAPKPIKISCGISRNNSCENVTLSSTTCSSNSNFEEVDLGNKKENGIMSHENEVNIFLKDFGFGELLEGDGFCDEFLMEESCKFSNKCSVEMNDNMLEKVYEEYLLLLSENCYNQEDQKEQNC, encoded by the exons ATGGGTAGAGCACCATGTTGTGCTAAAGAGGGGTTGCGCAAAGGGCCATGGTCCTCTAAAGAAGATTTGTTACTTACTAATTATATCAACCAACATGGTGAAGGCCAATGGAGATCTTTGCCTAAAAATGCTG GGTTGCTTAGGTGTGGAAAAAGTTGCAGGTTAAGATGGATGAACTATTTAAGACCAGGGATTAAAAGAGGAAATTTCagtgaagatgaagatgatcttaTAGTGAGATTACATTCACTTTTGGGTAATCGTTGGTCACTAATTGCTGGAAGATTACCTGGTCGTACAGATAATGAAATCAAGAATTATTGGAACACGCATTTAATCAAGAAGCTCAAAAGTGCTGGAATTGAACCGAAAAAACCCCACAAAAAGTTATCCAAAAAACAATCAAGAAAACAACCCCAAAAAGAGAAGTCAAGAAAAAAGGAGGGGAAGAAGAGTAATAACAACAACTTAAAGGGTCAAATTGTACAAGTTGAGAAGACCAAAGTTTTTGCACCAAAGCCCATAAAGATTTCTTGTGGGATTTCAAGGAACAATAGTTGTGAAAATGTTACATTGAGTAGTACCACTTGTTCCTCAAATAGTAATTTTGAAGAAGTTGATCTTGGAAACAAGAAGGAAAATGGGATTATGAGTCATGAAAATGAGGTGAATATTTTTCTAAAGGACTTTGGTTTTGGTGAATTACTTGAAGGGGATGGATTTTGTGATGAATTTCTTATGGAAGAAAGTTGCAAATTTTCAAACAAATGCTCAGTGGAAATGAATGATAATATGTTGGAGAAAGTCTACGAAGAATATCTTCTACTTCTTTCTGAAAATTGTTATAATCAAGAAGATCAAAAGGAGCAAAATTGTTAA
- the LOC132634735 gene encoding rsm22-cox11 tandem protein 2, mitochondrial, translating into MASIVTETVPKFTAEALKSAAKQSERCRIVPIRLRRAIKKYLKEQEEPHMKRKVLRLSQSFSQIKEVNLMLPTSTSKELFEDPLKSIDCSQRWKIKSNYGDIGLKYREDETLAYLASRMPAVYSALYRVLSEVRRRLPGFTPAKVLDFGAGTGSAFWAVREVWPRSLNRINLVEPSQSMQRAGQNLIKGLKNLPLIQSYGSIQALSKDVKKSDRQHDLVIASYVLGEIPSLKDRITVVRQLWELTGDVLVLVEPGTPQGSNIISQMRSHILWMEKRRSRKLEDVSGKESTALTTLKNGAYIVAPCPHDGRCPLDNTGKYCHFVQRLQRTTSQRAYKRSKGEPLRGFEDEKFSFIAFRRGERPREPWPLDGMKFETLKEQHARRNPEDLEIDYEDQFISEDEDVQEEDPISYDSDATETDSITENDEWEEEGEETAHADLGGGWGRIIYSPLRRGKRIEMDVCRSMNREGTEGSFDRFVITKSKNPTLHHQARRSLWGDLWPF; encoded by the exons ATGGCGTCAATAGTAACAGAAACCGTTCCAAAGTTCACAGCGGAAGCACTCAAATCAGCAGCTAAACAATCTGAACGATGCCGTATTGTTCCTATCCGTCTTCGTAGAGCTATCAAAAAATATCTCAAag AGCAAGAGGAGCCAcatatgaagagaaaagtgttgagGTTATCACAATCATTCAGCCAAATAAAGGAAGTGAATTTGATGCTTCCAACCTCCACATCCAAGGAGCTTTTTGAAGATCCTCTCAAGTCTATTGATTGTTCGCAGCGGTGGAAAATCAAAAGCAACTATGGTGACATTGGCCTCAAGTATAGGGAAGATGAAACACTTGCCTATTTGGCGTCCCGTATGCCTGCTGTTTACTCTGCTCTTTATAGAGTCCTTAGTGAG GTACGCAGAAGATTGCCTGGTTTTACACCTGCCAAGGTGTTGGATTTTGGGGCTGGGACTGGTTCTGCCTTTTG GGCAGTTAGAGAAGTGTGGCCGCGGTCATTGAATAGAATTAATTTGGTAGAGCCATCACAGTCCATGCAGCGTGCTGGACAGAACCTTATAAAAG GTCTTAAAAATTTGCCACTCATTCAAAGTTATGGAAGTATTCAAGCACTCTCTAAGGATGTCAAAAAGAGTGACAGACAACATGATCTTGTGATTGCT TCATATGTACTTGGAGAAATTCCATCTCTTAAGGACAGAATCACGGTTGTACGCCAGCTTTGGGAACTGACAGGAGATGTTCTG GTCTTGGTAGAACCAGGAACACCACAAGGATCTAATATTATATCTCAAATGCGATCTCACATTTTATGGATGGAGAAAAGG AGAAGCCGCAAACTAGAAGATGTATCTGGCAAAGAATCTACAGCATTGACGACACTAAAGAATGGGGCATATATAGTTGCTCCG TGTCCACATGACGGACGTTGTCCTCTGGATAACACTGGAAAATATTGTCATTTTGTTCAACGCTTGCAAAGAACAACATCTCAACGTGCCTACAAG CGGTCGAAAGGCGAGCCTCTACGTGGCTTTGAAGATGAAAAGTTTAGCTTTATCGCTTTTAGACGAGGAGAACGGCCAAG AGAGCCTTGGCCACTGGATGGTATGAAGTTTGAGACATTGAAGGAGCAGCATGCCAGAAGAAATCCAGAGGATTTAGAGATTGACTATG AGGACCAATTCATCTCAGAAGATGAGGATGTTCAAGAAGAAGACCCCATATCCTATGATTCTGATGCTACGGAAACAGATTCCATTACTGAAAATGATGAATGGGAGGAAGAAGGTGAAGAAACGGCCCACGCCGATCTTGGTGGTGGTTGGGGAAGAATCATATACAGTCCTTTAAGAAGGGGAAAGCGGATTGAAATGGACGTTTGTCGATCAATGAACAGAGAAGGCACTGAAGGTTCGTTTGACCGGTTTGTTATTACAAAGAGCAAAAACCCAACATTGCATCATCAGGCACGACGATCCCTTTGGGGCGACCTATGGCCCTTCTAA